The genomic interval ATTCCGTCCGGGACGCCGTCGACCAGGCGGCCTCCCTGCTGGGCGGCCTGGACGTCGTGGTCAATACGGCGGGAATCCTCGGGAAGGTTCAGCCCTCCTCGGAGGAAACCTTTGAGGAGTTCGCCAGGCTCGTCAGCATCAACCTCACCGGCGCGTTCGCCCTCTCCCAGGCGGTGCTGCCGCTCCTGGCCGAGGACGGCTTCGGTCGGCTCATCCATTTCTCCTCCACTGCGGGCAAGGAGGGGGTCCCGTGGATGACCGGATACTCGGCGAGCAAGGCCGGCATCACCGGACTGGTCAAGGCGCTGGCGAAGGAGTACGCCACCACCGGCGTCACGATCAACGCCATAGCGCCGGGCAAGATCGACACCCCGCTGATCAGCGGCAAACCCCCGACCGCAGAGGACCTGCAGCGAATACCGATGCGGCGCCTGGGCACTGCGGAAGAGGCGGCGGCACTGATTGAATACATCGCGTCGCCGGAGGCCTCCTACACGACGGGTTTCGTTTTCGACCTCTCCGGAGGCCGAGCCGTCTACTGACTGGAAGGCGCTGCAGGTCAGCGGCACCCAACGCAAGCGGACGACGGCGGGACCTCCCGCCGTCGTTCGTGGCACCTTCCCGACACTGACGCACGGTGGGACCATTTCAGTATGAGTGAGAAGATCTCTGACGGCCTGCAGGATCACGGCCCACACCAGCACGCCCACGCCGCTCCGACAACGCAACAAATGCGGACCGTAGGTCAACGCCGCCGGGAGGCGGAGGAGAAATTGGAGCACCACCTCCAGGAAGCCCGCCACAAAGACGATGCGCACCCCGATGCGGTGTCTGAGTCCGAAGGGGCCGGTCCGGTGGATAACGGGGGCGAAGGATCCCCAGCGGAGAAGTGATCCGGGGCACGCTGCTTAGGGGACCCGCAGGACCACATTGCCCCGCTTGCGTCCGGTGTCCACGAAGCGGTGGGCCTCGACGACGTCGGCGAGGTTGTAGGTCCTGTCGATGACTGCCCGGTACTTGCCTTCCTCCGCGAGGCTCACGAGGTAGGCTACGTCGTCGGCGGTGTACGTGAGCTTGAGGCCGCCAAAAGTGACCAGCTTGCCGCTTCGGCGGCTCTGTCCTCGCGCGCCGAGCATGCCTTTGAGGTCGGCAATAACCAGGAGCAGGGCACCTCCCGGCGCGATGCTCCCTTGCACCCTCGCGAACGGGGCGTTCCCCACGCAGTCCATGACGACGTCGTACGTTGTGCCGTCTGCGGTGAAATTCGCTGCGGTGTAGTCGATGAAGCTCTCCGCGCCGAGGGATTCCACCAGTTCCCTGTTGGCCCCGCTGCTCACAGCGGTAACGTGGGCGCCGAGGTGCTTGGCCAGCTGGATGGCGGCCGTTCCCACCGCTCCGGAGGCGCCGTTGATAAGAACCGTGTCGCCGGTCTTGATGGCCGCCATGCCCAGGAAGGATTTCGCCGTGAGTCCGCCGAAGAGCAGCGTGACGGCTTCCTCGAAGCCCATGTTCCGGGGTTTGGTGGCGATGGGCCCCTTCGCCGGAACGGACACGTACTCCGCATGCCCTCCGAATTTTGCGCCGAGCATCGCAATAACCTCGTCGCCGGGCCGGAACGCGGTCACGCCCTGGCCGACGGACTCCACCACGCCGGCCACGTCCATGCCGAGGACCCGGGTCCGCGGGCGGAAGAGGCCGAGGGTCAGGGCCGTGAGTGCCACGAGTCCCCTGGGGACATTGCGGCTGCGGACGCGGTGGTCGGCGACGCTTACGGTGCTGGCCATGACTTTGATGAGCACCTCTCCGGCGCGCGGAGCCGGCTGTGCGATCTCCTCGACGCGGACCACGTCCGGCCCGCCGAACCGGCGGTAGGTCGCGGCTTTCATGGTCCGTGCTCCCGCGGCTGTAGCGGCCGCCGGCTGGCTTGGGTTCATGGTTTGGCTCCTCGATTTTCCATGAGGTGTACGTCGTACACCTATCTGATGGGACTGACACTAGGTGTACTTAGTACACTTGTCAATGGAAGATGTTTGCAGCGTCGGAAGCAGGGAATAGTGACTCAGCAGATTGCCGTGGAACGCCGGCCTCGGTTGAACCGGGGTCGTGTGCTGCAGGCGGCCGTCTCCCTCGCTGATGAGGTGGGGATCGGCCCGCTGAGCATGCGCCGCCTCGCCCAGGAACTGGACGTGGTGCCCATGGCGCTGTACAAGCACGTGGCCAACAAGGAGGAGCTCCTTGACGGCATGGTGGACGTGGTCATCGGCGAGATTGACCCTCCCGTTGCCGGTGCTGACTGGAAGAGCATGGTGCGGCTGCGGGTGCTCTCGGCCAGGCGCGTCCTCCAGCGCCACAGGTGGGCCAGGCGCGTCCTGGAAACCCGCACCAACCCGACCCCCGCCGTCCTGGGCTACATGGACTCGTTCATCGGCATGTTCTTCGCCGGGGGCTTTTCCGTAGACCTTACGCACCACGTGATGCATGCCATCGGCAGCCGGATGTGGGGCTTCACGCAGGAACTGTTCGACGCCACGGCCACTTCAGAGGGCGACGCTCCCGCTGCGGTGGCACCGGAAGTCCAGGCCGCCATGTACCAGGAAATGTCCGCCAACTACCCGAACGTCCTGCAAGTGGCGACTGCTGCCAGCCACGATGACGGTTCGGTAGTCGGCAGCGGCTGCGACGACCAGTTCGAGTTCGAGTTCGCCCTGGACCTCCTCCTCGACGGCATCGAACGGCTGCACCAGCGGGATTACAGCTCCACAGCCGCCCGACTCGAGCGGGGATGACCGGGAGCGGACGACGGCGGGACCTCCCGCCGTCGTCCGCTTGCGTCTGTGGGTATCATCGGAAAACCCGTCCCTTTGAGAGTGGAGTTACCCATGCAGCTCGGCGCTTTTTCGATCAGCCTCACCGTCAAGGACATCGCGGCGTCAGCTGCCTTTTACGAGAAACTGGGCTTCACCAGTTTCGGCGGCGACATCACCCAGAACTGGCTGATCCTCAAGAACGGCGAGACCGTTATTGGCCTCTTCCAGGGGATGTTTGAGAAGAACATGCTGACGTTCAACCCCGGCTGGAGCCAGAACGCGGAAGCGCTGGACTCCTTCACCGATGTGCGCGACCTCCAGCGGGAACTCAAAGCTGCAGGCACCGAGTTCGTTGCCGAGGCAGACGAGGCCACCAACGGGCCGGGGAGCTTTATTGTCGTGGATCCGGACGGCAACCCGGTCCTCGTGGATCAGCACGTCTGACCTACCAGCGGCCCACTCTCATAGGGCGGCGTCTCACTAAGGCGGCGTCCAACTAGGGCAGCCGCGATGCGCGCAACATCGTGGCTTCGCCGGCGCGCTCGGGCTCCAGCGGCACGGGGCTGACCAGTACCGCCGGCCCGCGGTGCAGGACTCCGTCGGAAATTACCCGGCAGCGCACACCGCCCCGGCCGCGCATTGCCTTGTGTGCGCCCGGGGCGAGCATCTCGTCCATCCAGACGCAGGGGTGGGCGGGCCGCCCGGCCGTGAGCCGCACCAGGTCTCCCTGGGATTCCAGGGCAAAGTCGTGTCCCAGCAACGGAGCCAGATGGGCGCCTCGGAGCACAACGTTGCGCCTTGTCAGGAGCGGGTCAAAGCGTGCCGTTCCCAGCTCCGCGGCGATGGCCTCAAGTGACTCGATCGAGAACAGGGTGACGGCGGCGTCCATGTGCGCGGCCTTGCCGAAGAACCGGTCCCCGACGATGCCCTTGCCCGCCACGAGCTCCACCCGCCCGGCATCCGTGGTGGGGACATCCGCGGCACCCTCGCGGGCCCGGCCGAAGTAGGCGTGCGCCGGCGAGACCAGGAGATGCAGGACCTCCACGTCGTACCGAAAGGTTTCCGTCATGCCACAAAACTACTCCGCCGGGCGGGGGGCTTAAGTGACCGCTCGCGCCGAGTGTGGACCTTCCGGAGCGCGTCTTCGCAGGGTCGATGGAGACCAGATCCACGTCAAGGCCAACCAGAGCAGGCATCTGCGGCCGCATACCAGCGTTTCCGAGATCGGCGATACGGGCGAGAAGACCGGGTAGAACGTGGCCGAGGCTGCACATTCCTGGAATGTCTTCAAGGATTCAGGGCATTTCGTCGACCACACCATCGCCCAACAGGGAGTCAGCTAAATCGGGGAATCGTCGACAACCAAGAATGACCCGCGCATCACAGGGGTCGTTCAGCGTCTGATCACCCGTCCTTGGCAAGGATGAAGGTGACGAAGCCCATGACGTCCCGGTGGCCGCGCAACCACATCATTCTTGCCTTGTCCAACTCGTCCCGAATTTCTGTCGCCGACTCGTGCTCGGGGTGAGTTACAAGCCACTGCTCCCGATTTCGGAGGTGGCCGCACTCGAATTCTTCCCATTCTTGACTGGTTGAGGTCCGCAGATCCAGAACGCGCCACCCAGCGCTGGTGACCTTGTCGACCAGGTCGGGGAGGAGTAAAGCATCATCAATCGTTGTCCCTGGCCACATGTGAGCCAACTGATTATCGGTTGGGACAGCAGACCAGAACTCGGCACCAAAAACCAGATGTCCGGAAGGTGTGGTGGAGCTGCGAAGACGGGACAGGGCTTCGCTGATCGTCCCAAAAGCTTGGTACGAACCTACGTTGAGGACGAGGTCGGCGCTCCCCGCGTAATCCGCAGACGATTCCGCCTGGAATACGACCCGGTCAGCAAGCCCCCGTTGCTTAGCTGCCATGCGTGCCTGATCAATGTAGGACTCCTTGATGTCAATGCCCGTGCCGCTGGTATTCGGCATCGCCTCGAGGATGTCCAGGAGCATTCCACCCCATCCGCACCCATGGTCCAAGACCGTTCGTGGTCGATTAGTTGCGAGATCGTTGATCAAGCGGTCGAAGGATTGCCGTCCGATCGGCGAATTGGTTCTGAGAACGGACGCTCCGCCACTGGCGGGTGGCGTGTTGGGATCAGTCATGACGCTCAACCTAACATCCGATTGGTAATCATCAATCGCTCTCGCGCGCTACCCGGTTCTAATCGTGCGGCACTATGGAATGCGTCGTGCAACCCTAGGGACATTAGACGTCTCGCCAACTGAACGACCGCAAGGACGGCAGTTCCCTAATTTTCGTGGAATCGTTGACACCAGCCGTACGCGCGGGTGTGGGCT from Pseudarthrobacter sp. SSS035 carries:
- a CDS encoding SDR family NAD(P)-dependent oxidoreductase, which produces MSSDSTADAGTHQAATLRCLVVGAASGIGLATAERLSRNGNRVVSADLPSANWPGPDSSQPQLAIDIADPHSVRDAVDQAASLLGGLDVVVNTAGILGKVQPSSEETFEEFARLVSINLTGAFALSQAVLPLLAEDGFGRLIHFSSTAGKEGVPWMTGYSASKAGITGLVKALAKEYATTGVTINAIAPGKIDTPLISGKPPTAEDLQRIPMRRLGTAEEAAALIEYIASPEASYTTGFVFDLSGGRAVY
- a CDS encoding NAD(P)-dependent alcohol dehydrogenase, with the protein product MNPSQPAAATAAGARTMKAATYRRFGGPDVVRVEEIAQPAPRAGEVLIKVMASTVSVADHRVRSRNVPRGLVALTALTLGLFRPRTRVLGMDVAGVVESVGQGVTAFRPGDEVIAMLGAKFGGHAEYVSVPAKGPIATKPRNMGFEEAVTLLFGGLTAKSFLGMAAIKTGDTVLINGASGAVGTAAIQLAKHLGAHVTAVSSGANRELVESLGAESFIDYTAANFTADGTTYDVVMDCVGNAPFARVQGSIAPGGALLLVIADLKGMLGARGQSRRSGKLVTFGGLKLTYTADDVAYLVSLAEEGKYRAVIDRTYNLADVVEAHRFVDTGRKRGNVVLRVP
- a CDS encoding TetR/AcrR family transcriptional regulator C-terminal domain-containing protein; translation: MTQQIAVERRPRLNRGRVLQAAVSLADEVGIGPLSMRRLAQELDVVPMALYKHVANKEELLDGMVDVVIGEIDPPVAGADWKSMVRLRVLSARRVLQRHRWARRVLETRTNPTPAVLGYMDSFIGMFFAGGFSVDLTHHVMHAIGSRMWGFTQELFDATATSEGDAPAAVAPEVQAAMYQEMSANYPNVLQVATAASHDDGSVVGSGCDDQFEFEFALDLLLDGIERLHQRDYSSTAARLERG
- a CDS encoding VOC family protein, encoding MQLGAFSISLTVKDIAASAAFYEKLGFTSFGGDITQNWLILKNGETVIGLFQGMFEKNMLTFNPGWSQNAEALDSFTDVRDLQRELKAAGTEFVAEADEATNGPGSFIVVDPDGNPVLVDQHV
- a CDS encoding MOSC domain-containing protein, whose translation is MTETFRYDVEVLHLLVSPAHAYFGRAREGAADVPTTDAGRVELVAGKGIVGDRFFGKAAHMDAAVTLFSIESLEAIAAELGTARFDPLLTRRNVVLRGAHLAPLLGHDFALESQGDLVRLTAGRPAHPCVWMDEMLAPGAHKAMRGRGGVRCRVISDGVLHRGPAVLVSPVPLEPERAGEATMLRASRLP
- a CDS encoding cyclopropane-fatty-acyl-phospholipid synthase family protein produces the protein MTDPNTPPASGGASVLRTNSPIGRQSFDRLINDLATNRPRTVLDHGCGWGGMLLDILEAMPNTSGTGIDIKESYIDQARMAAKQRGLADRVVFQAESSADYAGSADLVLNVGSYQAFGTISEALSRLRSSTTPSGHLVFGAEFWSAVPTDNQLAHMWPGTTIDDALLLPDLVDKVTSAGWRVLDLRTSTSQEWEEFECGHLRNREQWLVTHPEHESATEIRDELDKARMMWLRGHRDVMGFVTFILAKDG